A window of Passer domesticus isolate bPasDom1 chromosome 18, bPasDom1.hap1, whole genome shotgun sequence contains these coding sequences:
- the LOC135283354 gene encoding RING finger protein 224-like, which yields MSQAGGSPRAEEALRVGAHSRTPSRGSQRLECIICYSCYDLGVRLPRRLYCGHTFCQACLKRLDAVSNEQRWIPCPQCRQNTPTPRGGVTMLDLDLATFLAVKADKEQPRGAGRGPAALPAKGPSKEPAVTQQPAGLGPEPLPAALRARRGCCRLCLCCGVSAAFEG from the coding sequence atgTCGCAGGCCGGCGGCAGCCCCCGGGCGGAGGAGGCTCTGCGTGTCGGGGCGCACTCGCGCACCCCGAGCCGGGGCAGCCAGCGCCTCGAGTGCATCATCTGCTACTCCTGCTACGACCTGGGCGTGCGGCTGCCGCGCCGCCTGTACTGCGGCCACACGTTCTGCCAGGCGTGCCTGAAGCGCCTGGACGCGGTCAGCAACGAGCAGCGCTGGATCCCGTGCCCGCAGTGCCGCCAGAACACGCCCACGCCGCGCGGCGGGGTCACCATGCTGGACCTCGACCTGGCCACCTTCCTGGCCGTCAAGGCTGACAAGGAGCAGCCGCGGGGCGCCGGCAGGGGcccggccgcgctgcccgccAAGGGCCCGAGCAAGGAGCCGGCGGTGACCCAGCAGCCGGCGGGGCTGGGCCCGGAGCCGCTGCCCGCGGCGCTGCGGGCCCGGCGCGGCTGCTGccgcctgtgcctgtgctgcgGCGTCAGCGCGGCCTTCGAGGGCTGA
- the LRRC26 gene encoding leucine-rich repeat-containing protein 26 has protein sequence MGCCRLPGPVLALLLLLCPPCLPACPAACRCSPGEADCSERGLRQVPWSLSTNTSALWLGYNFITVLGPRSFPPLPGLRLLSLAHNRLELIHSRALLGLGALQELDLSHNHLSVLTPETFLPLTSLATLNLGSNRLGELAPGVPGALPQLRALLLQDNPWVCSCSILPLWRWLSHNREKVQEKSFLLCRVPEQLNKYPIMAFGDESFRQCQETSLSPQHYIAFFIIGPFSFIASIFFCTFLGSLVVFYHSLRRESHCWRRPRVCRVH, from the exons atgggctgctgcaggctccccGGGCccgtgctggccctgctgctgctcctgtgcccgcCGTGCCTGCCAGCCTGCCCGGCCGCCTGCCGCTGCTCCCCGGGAGAGGCGGACTGCAGCGAGCGGGGCCTCCGCCAGGTGCCCTGGAGCCTCTCGACCAACACCAGCGCCCTGTGGCTCGGCTACAACTTCATCACCGTGCTGGGACCGCGCTCCTTCCCtccgctgccggggctgcggctgctcagcctggcccaCAACCGCCTGGAGCTGATCCACAGCCGGGCGCTGCTGGGGCTCGGGGCGCTGCAGGAGCTGGACCTCAGCCACAACCACCTCAGCGTGCTCACCCCCGAGACCTTCCTGCCCCTCACCAGCCTGGCCACGCTCAACCTGGGCAGCAataggctgggggagctggcaCCCGGGGTGCCGGGCGCCTTGCCCCAGCTCCGGGCGCTtctgctgcaggacaacccctgggtgtgcagctgcagcatcctgcCCCTCTGGCGCTGGCTCAGCCACAACAGGGAAAAAGTGCAAG AGAAGAGTTTCCTCCTCTGCAGagtcccagagcagctgaacaaGTATCCAATCATGGCCTTTGGGGACGAGTCcttcaggcagtgccaggagacCTCACTGTCCCCCCAGCACTACATCGCCTTCTTCATCATCGGACCCTTCTCCTTCATCGCCAGCATCTTCTTCTGCACCTTCCTGGGCTCCCTGGTCGTGTTCTACCACAGCCTGCGCCGGGAGTCCCACTGCTGGAGGAGACCCCGCGTCTGCAGGGTGCACTGA